Proteins found in one bacterium genomic segment:
- a CDS encoding DMT family transporter, whose amino-acid sequence MSGAKGAVSARANIVAAALLFSTGGAAIKFCSLSGFSVAAFRSLVAALALVALVPAARARWTWRTPLVGLAYAATLILFVLSNKLTTAAAAIYLQTSAPLYLLLLGPWLLGEPTRRRDFGGIALLAAGLALMFVGADAPQATAPRPLLGNVLAAASGLTYALMIAGLRWLGKKGGEQASSLPAVVAGNVIAVVVCLPFASGVAAAGASDWGAILFLGVFQIGLAYSCLTRGIVHVPALTASLLLLFEPVLNPFWTWLVEG is encoded by the coding sequence GTGAGCGGCGCGAAGGGGGCCGTCTCGGCGCGGGCGAACATCGTCGCCGCGGCGCTCCTCTTCTCGACCGGCGGCGCGGCGATCAAGTTCTGCTCGCTGTCCGGCTTCTCCGTCGCCGCTTTTCGCTCGCTCGTCGCCGCGCTCGCGCTCGTCGCGCTCGTTCCGGCGGCGCGCGCGCGCTGGACGTGGCGCACGCCGCTCGTCGGCCTCGCCTACGCAGCGACGCTGATCCTCTTCGTCCTCTCCAACAAGCTCACCACGGCCGCCGCGGCGATCTACCTCCAGACGTCGGCGCCGCTCTACCTGTTGCTGCTCGGCCCGTGGCTGCTCGGCGAGCCGACGCGCCGCCGCGACTTCGGGGGGATCGCGCTGCTCGCGGCGGGACTGGCGCTGATGTTCGTCGGCGCCGACGCGCCGCAGGCCACGGCGCCGCGGCCGCTGCTCGGCAACGTCCTCGCCGCGGCCTCGGGGCTGACCTACGCGCTGATGATCGCCGGGCTGCGCTGGCTGGGGAAGAAGGGAGGCGAGCAGGCGTCGTCGCTTCCCGCCGTCGTCGCCGGCAACGTGATCGCCGTCGTCGTCTGCCTCCCGTTCGCCTCGGGCGTCGCCGCCGCCGGCGCCTCGGACTGGGGCGCGATCCTCTTCCTCGGCGTCTTCCAGATCGGCCTCGCCTACTCCTGCCTGACGCGCGGCATCGTCCACGTGCCGGCGCTGACGGCGTCGCTGCTGTTGCTGTTCGAGCCGGTCCTCAACCCGTTCTGGACGTGGCTCGTCGAAGGGGA